From the Motacilla alba alba isolate MOTALB_02 chromosome 1, Motacilla_alba_V1.0_pri, whole genome shotgun sequence genome, the window GGCCAGAAATCCCCTTGCTGTCTTAACAGGCCAGCTGAAATAATTATTGTGGActtctgctccctttggtgaAGTGGGATCAAGTTATGGTGGGGAtcaggaaagggaaatgctgGAATCAGGCTGGGACATCTGAAGGGATTTTCCAGGCTGGATGGCAGAGTGGTATTGCTGGGACAGTGGGCCTGGAAGGAAAACTGTCTCTCCTTGCTTGCCACTGCTCAGCTACACAGCGTTGAGCAAGTTTCTTTCACTAGTGACTGGTTGCTTGGTATCCTGGCCCACAGGCAGAAAAAACTTCCCATGGTGAATGTCCTTCAGGTGGGGGAGTCTTTGATTTggctgtgggttttgggggCTGCAAACCTTGCTGTGGCCTGACAGAATGGTAACCAAACCTCTCTTGCTGCAGCTGACTTCAGCAAGCCCAACATAACAGCAGAAGTGTCCGCTGACTTTTGCGACTTGACTGAGATGGCAATAACGTGTTCTTCTCACGGAGGTTTCCCCAAGCCCAAAATCTCTGGAGCCCTCAACAACATGTCCGTGGAGTGGAATGCCAGCTGGGTGTCTGAGTCCAGCTTCAGCCCCTACAATGTCACTGGAAAACTGGTGTTCAACGTGACCAAAGACGTCAACATCACTTGCTCCGTTGAATACAGTGGCTTTGCCAAGTCCTCCAGTTTGCTTCTGAGTATGTTTTATTCATGTTTTTTGTAACAAAACCATTTTGTTGAATCTGCTGAGTTGCCTCTCTGAGAATGCGGCAGATTTTGTGCAAGTGTTCATGCAAGGATCACCCAAGGATCCCACCTGTGAACTACacaccaaaatattttagaggCTGGAAGATagctggggtgggaagggagagtTACAACAGTGACTGacaagcagaggcagctctgtcttcctgcttctctgctACAGCTGTACTGAGAGCTGAACTGGATCCTGTTGTGATCTGCTAATGTCACATTTGGTGGCTCCCACATGCTAGTGCTGTCACCATCCTGTGCCACTCCATACCAGCATGGTCTTGCTACCTGCTGTGTGACACAGACCTGGTATTTGAACTGAGGGACCAGAGAAACATGTGTGCTTTAATAGCCACAGGCTGCACTTTAAAAGAATTTCCCCATTTAACAAGCATATTTGTCCCTGCTTCAGTGAAAGAAGCTGTCTGCTGGGGTCtagaaaaaattctgctttcaaatgTAACATAGGGTTAACTCATACGAAAAGAATTCCATCACTGAGCATGGCTTAGAAGTGATGGCATAATAGATAAGTCTGTGCTTTGAAAAGCTTGAGGCACAAGTGGAAACAGCATGAGGGAAGGCAGCACACTACATTCCAGATGTTTTGCAGTAGAAGGGGATTTGCAAGAAAAATCGTAAAAccaaaaggattatttttttcatattgttaCCAAAAAAGTATTCTGAAATATCTCTGGGCCTGATGTTTTTACTGTGGAGATAAGGGCACCTTCAAGGGAAGAtaaagaagcagcatttttcctAGGGAATTGTACCTTATTCATCAAGGTAGCTTATTCATCTATCTTACTAAAATCAAAGGGGCTTGTGGGGAGAGGTGCCGTTCAGCTTCAGAACAAACGCCAGGAACTAGTGCTTTATGAATATTGGCTATTGCTGGATGTAGAGCATAATGTCCCTAATGAAGGGAGAATAAGTTTATGAATAGCTCACTACATGGAAACagagaacaacaaaaaagaaaagcagtaatCAGAGGAGGGTGCAgtgacacagccacagcagtCACAAACTCCCCACTTTTTTACTTTTAGGATGTGGAACCACTCCCATTTTGGTATAAATTGTCCTCCAAACAACCCTTTCATGAGCCCTGAGTTACAGACAGAACAGAGCCTCTGGTAAATGTAGAAGGCAACCCCTGCAGAGTTGGAGGTTTGCATCCCCTCCTGAGGGAAGGACTGAACAGCAGATCAGGCTAATTACTGTCTTAGGAGGGGAATGATGCTTACCTGTGCCAGACGCAGATGGTGGAAGAACTGAAGGTCTGTGCACATAGGTCTGCAGACCTATGGATGTGCAGCAAGTCCTGTCCTATACAAGAATGGCCCAGGATCTACTCTAAAATCCCAGTGGTAGAATGGGATTTTCCACCATCTCCAATGGTGAAAAGCCAAAGGCTCCAGACACACTGGGACTGAACTCTGCCACAACACTGTTCCtgccatgcaaaaaaaaagtctattctAGACTGTTAAATGCATTCTCCCTTACCTGTgaatccaaaaggaaaaaaaaaaaaaaaaagtataaatctGATGAAAACAGTGAGGAAAACTGCAGAGTACCTTTGAGAACAGAAATTTTCTAGCTGTGAACTTGTGAACTCAGACTTTTTCACCAAGCCTAGCTAACAAACAGCTCATGTGTCTCTAAATATTTCCTGTCTCAGTCCTGTTCTGGACAAGGACCCAGCTTTTTACATTCTGTGAATGTGTTAAAAATTTCAGCCCATAGCAAATGTGGGTGAATGGAAGAAATTTAGGTGCcagctttgtttgcttgtttattgAGCAAATCCAGTTTCAGGCTGGATAGCTGAGTTAAGATTTGGCCAGAACCCCTGAAATTCCCTGAATACCTGCTCTTCCATGAAAATGCCAATATCCTTTAAGGCtgtttatttatgttttatttctcctgtctcagaaaaaacaaacaactgcGTTGTCCCTCCTGTGCCTCCACCTTATAATGTCATTACTGCTTCAATTATCATCGTTATCATCTTCATTCTGGCTATCACCCTGGCAGCAAGATACCTCCCAAGGCATGGTAAGTGCAGCTTCTTTTCCAAGAAGGTGTCTCTTAGTGCCAATGAAGTTTCTATGTAGGATACACATTTATAGAAACTTCACTGTCACACTAGGTATTTCTGTAccttcttctcattttcttttttttttttttttttttttttttttgccctttagCATCCACTGTCACAAAATCTAAAATCTAAGCCTAGCTCATGATTTTCCTACATTTTATGTGCAGGAAACACTTGAGTTCAGATTTGAGAGTGAAGAGGCAATAGGGAGTTTTGACAGCagatcaaaatatttccaaaatcgGGGATAATGAAGAGGTTCACAAAGGTTCATTTTAATGTATTAAGATGCTTTAAGATGCTTTAGGCTGCCAAGAATCTTGGTGATCATGATAGATacagcagagcactgagagcTTCATAACTGGATCTCTCTCCACACCCCACATCATCCCTCAGAAAGTCACTGAACCAAAGTAGCAAAAATACCTAGTGTTCGGGCCACAGGAAAGACTTCAGCAGAGCAATGTCCCATTTTTATGAGAACACCAACCAGGAGAGTTAGATTTGTATTCTTTGTATGGCCAAAAATGGCACAGGTAAAGTGTCTGGTCCTATCTTATGAAGCCTTCAGTAACTCCAGCCAAGTCTCCAAGAGTTTTTCAATGGCAAAGGGGACCTCAAATATCTCAGGGTTAGTGGACAGCTGagtaatttactttttaatctTCAGAAAAATCCTATCTGTTAGCTGTTGCTCCTAATCCTGTCTAAGCTGACCTTGCCAGAAAGTCCCTGAAGATATGGGCAGGCATTCGATAGATTTATGAAGGCAGGTAGGATTGAAAGTCAACAGCAGTAGGTGCCTTaccctgtgagcagagcagtCATAGAGAATGACAGCAGGCCTAGCAAATACATGAGGATAAATAACACCCAGCTGAGTTCTGTCAGGTCACTGGGGAAGCCACCTCTGGGGACAAGAATCCCACACTGAGGGCTCTGTGCTCAGGCCACTTACACCACCTGGCCATGGTATTCCCCGTTGGAAAAGGTCATTTTCTGGGCAGCAAGGGCTCAGCCCACTCACAGACACCTGTAAGTTTGCCATGCTTGTGTTTTCTGCTACCTCGACTTCAATTTCAGACAAATTCACTCCCAGGTCAGATGTGTGGAGGTCTcattactatttttcttttcccctcctcatcAACCACATCCCTTCAAAAAACAACGTGACCATTGAGTCAAGCTGGGCTAATTtcctttcagtgttttattACAAAGAAAGGAAGTTTCTGGAAGGCTGTGACTCTGGGTCACACCTGTGCACCTCCTCATTTTCCACCCCTGTGCCCTTATGACACCAGTGCCAGTTCTTCTcccctgctgttccctggggctgtgtcaaCAGGAAAGCAACAAGCAGGCTGAAACCAAGAAAATCACAGTTGatcacagcctgtgctgcatgTATAATGAACTTCTAATTTTAGGAGAAAATGAACTGGAATCGGAAGATTTGGCTCTCAACAAATATAGGCTGGAAATTAAAAGGTTCCTTACCAATAAATTAGCAAGATCCTGGAGCACACTGAATAGCCTTCTATATAGGAACTGAGttgctttttaaagcagatgTAAAAAGCATACCCATGTGGTAGAATGCAATCACCTGCAAACAGCATGGCACATGGCCAAATTAACTGGAATTTCCCTTTTAGTCCCACTTCCATAATATGCATGGGGAGTAGATTTGCTGAGTCAGGTGGTGCTATTTGGTTCAGCCAATTTCCAGACCAGGCATGGAAGAAACTGTAAAAGAAACTGCAAGAACTGTAAGGAAATGAAGCCAGAGCTTCCATCCAGCTTTCCAGTTTGTGTAGCTGTcccatttcagtgctgctgtgcatggCCACCTGTCTGGGAGGGGAAGTATCTGCCCTAAGATgcttcctgtggctgctgctgcaggtcacCTCTCATGGGAGCTCAGAATAGGTCTGAGAGTACCTCTGTTCTTCTGGGCTATGGAAAGCTGAGTCAGGAGTTGCTAAGAGTGGTTTCTGAGCTCGAAAAGGCATGCTTCAAAGAGCTGAAGTGTGGGAGGGAAGAATAGAAaggcagagcaaaacaaaacgAAGAAAACGAAGAATTCTCAGATACGTGATTGTTGTGGTGGCCAGCACAATCAGGTGCTTCGTGGAGGTTCACAACCGCCTACTCTGAGGAGAGCACAGTCTATTTTGCagtaatttaaaactgaaaacacaaagcaCCAAGATCAGAGGTCACCTAAAGAATAGTTTAAGATTCACGTGTCATAATTTGTGCTAGCACAATTGCACAAGATTCAACTTGAACTACTAAAATTCAGTCATAGATGGTGAGATATTAAGAGGATCTCCTTAATCTGAGATCCTCTTAAAGCACTGAAAGGGTTTGTTGATTTTAACATAGGCATTCTTTCACTCCATAGGTAAACTGCAATTAGTGACATGTAACTTCCATCATTATTTCCCTTCTGACCTTATCTCGGCATGTAGCAACCTGTTTTTGTGCCAGGCTGAGGTTATAGCCCTGTGCTAATGAGAGCAGTTTTATCCATATGACAGTGTATagataatatttatttgtaaCAGAGCTTTCTATCAGGACTATATTCATATACTAACAAGGGatcttctttttcagtttgttctCACTGTTGTAAGCACCAGGATTCCATGGAAGAGGATGTGAAAGAATACACAAAGGCACCCATGAGCTCTAAAGTGACAGCTGAAACATCATCTGTATGACCAGATAGCATTTGCAGGTAGTTTTCTTCACTCTTCTCTTGGCAAAACAGTTTCTCAAATACCATTCCATGCTTGTGCAATGTTAGCTCAAAGCAGCACGTGTCATTCAGCCGTCAGATCTGCAGTGACATCCCCTGCCATTGCCCCTGTGCTCCTTTTATGGGCCTCCCAACTGGGAGTTGGGAGGCCCAACTGGGAGACTGGGCAGTCTTTTAGTTCCTGTCCTCCTGTTGGGCTCATTTGTGAGTTACTCATCACTACCTCAGGTGCCACGTGTGGCTTCACCCCCTAGAGGTTCTGGCTGATTCCCTGTGAGCCTGATCTGATGGGAACATGGGAACATCACTGATGATAGAAATTGAGCATTGACCAAATGGAGGTGAGGGAGGGGGAACAAAAGAACAACTCCAGCTTTCCCAGTATGATCAGACACACCAGTCCACTTCTGAGATATGTCCattccttcagcagctggaggaagagagaaggaaaagtttCCTCCCTCAAAATTGCCCAGAAAACactcatattttaaaaggagTTACTTTAGATAATGGGTTGTTACAAAAGATGGGCTGGGGAAGTCTGGCTTGCCAAGGTTTTATGACTACAAAGGATTATATTTGCTTTGGCTAGAGAGCTCAGCAGTTTTCAGGGCTATGTCCTCCAAAAAGACATTTAAGTGAAGATTAGCAGCTAACTGTTCTTATTCACATCATTATCCAGGTGACTGCATTTCCTGCTCTCACCACAGCACGCGGAATTGCCAGGGTAATGCCTGCAGAATTGCCAGGGTAATGCCCTAAAGCAACAGCTGCGGGGTCCTGGAATTCACGACTTTGTTAAGCTGCGCACTGCAGAATCGAAAAGTTTAATAGTTTGGAGATGGAAAGGAGGGGAAACTCTCATTCAGGCCACTTGTCTCATTTCCAAACCTGACCACCCACTCATGTTTTCCTCTGGGGAAGGCCCGGTCTGGAACAGATACTAGAGCCTTGGTTAGCATgaattttggggagttttgtgATGGGAGTGGCAGGAGTTCACCTACAGAATAAAcccattttcttttgttataaaagtttgccaggattttcctgTAGGTGGCTGGTGCTTCCCGACTCCAGCTGTCTGTGGACTGGGATGGAAGCTGTGCTTCCTTCGTGGCTGACTGGCATGTCGTGATGCACTGGgccatgtcctgctgctgctcaagtAGGGAAGCACGTTCATTAGTCATCCTCACTCTGTTCCCAAGGTTTTTGCAGGGAGCgctgggccaggctgcagctccctgctcagaaCAGCTCCGAGTTTAGGGACCAGGAGCCCTCTTGTGGAGGGCTCTCGCAGGTGATACCTGTTTGTCGGCTCCGCAGCATTACAGGGCTACATTTAAGGcgtgaaaaacaaaaaaatcagtgacATCTTTTCCTCGGCCCCCTCAGGTTCTTCACGCTGTGCATCCCGCACTGCAGACTCCACTGTTCGTTGTACTGCGATGCTTGCTGCATGGCCCCTTTGGCTCTCTGCAAGGGGGCGGCAGCAGGAGAAAACTCTGCTCACCACGGCTGAAACACGACCTCCTGTGGACGGATGCAAACCCCCTCCTTCGCCACCGAAGCTGTGAGGTGGCCCCGTTACAAGGAGGTCGCTGGAATTCCAGATGAGAGGGCCCTCCGTGTTCCTGCAGCGGGGCAGAAGGATGTCACCAGTGGCACACCAGGTCAAGACTTCAGCAACTTCTGGCTTTGATGCTGCCTCTGTGAGAACCAAGGGCTTGCAGAGCCCTAGCCCACCTACCCCTTCAGTAACACGGAGCTGCCCTTTGGGACACCCCAAATCCTGACATGAAATCTCGTCAGTTTGTGCCTCCATGTTGCGAGTGGGAGCAGCCAAAACTTCTTTTATATTCAGCCTCACACAAGTATCTGTTGTTCCTGCTGGAGGACTTTGGATTTGGACTCGACCATTACAGACACACATCCCTTCTCCCCTAAAGAGGAAATAGTGGAcacatttttcatgaaaaaaaaagacaccttGGCAGTGAGTCTATGTGCCTCATGCTTATTTGCAGCGCTATGCGACTTTTTAGGGAATGATACACTGACAGCACTCCTAAGAGCTAATTAATATTGCTTACCTACTGCAGTGGCACAAGTTCTCATACCCTTTCTCTCCTGAAAGGACATCATGGCCAACTCAAGCACCGAGGCACAGCTCCTCCattcagctgctgtgtgaggGCACAGCACCGTGCACACACATGGCCAAGCTTCCATGTGCATTCCTTCCCAGCCACACCTGTAAAGCCCCTTTGGAACCTGTGTGACAGCCAGTGGTGATCTTATGTATTATCTACTGTAATCAAATGTAACTCGGGGCCTTGCTTCATAAACGTGGGTCTGCTTCTGTGTGTACATCTGCCACGGGATACTTGTTAGGGAAAGCTCTGCAGATTTTTGGGAGTTTCTCACAGCAATGTGAGGATATTTACTTTGCACTGAACATTGCTGCTTTCTGCCAGTGTTCTCTCTACCCAGCCAGGACTAGAAGGAATTTCCCTACAGGATGTTAACATTGAACAGGACTCATGTGATCCAGGTGACATTCTTGCCTACTGTGTAGGAAAAAATGGCTTCTCATTttgaggggaaaggaggaaaatgccCCAACCCCCAATAAGCTTCCTAAGCAACTCTGCCCTGAGATTGACTGgaatgtttttcccttttgctctgCAAGCTGTACCCATCCCCTCACTGTTCTATCCACGTTATCAGGCAAACCAAAGTCTGAAAGCACAGCGCCATCCTCTTTGTGGGATATGTTGTTACTTGAGCCGCTTATCTTCCTAGGACACAGCAAAGACATAGTCCAtccatttcactttttttctagTCGGTACATATTGAGAAACTGCTGGAGAAAATAGGAGGATTAAAAGTAGTTTATAGGATACTGAGCTCTGAGATTAAGTAAAAAATAAGACAATGCTCCCTTCCTACTCCTGCAGAGTCACGCTGCGCCATCACCTTTTTACTGCTTTCCCATTGTGTCAAGTGTAATGGGAACTTCAGAACATTCTTACAGAGGAGTTTTAGACAGTGAAAAGGAGGTAAGCTGGGGGCTAAGGAAACAGTTGCACTTGTGTGTTCTGAttgcaaacaaaacacaagtgACAGAAATCAGGGTGTTTTCAAAAGGCAGCCTGACCTTATTGCAGGACTTGGTGCATGAGCGATGTGTCTCACACTTTTCAGATTTCCTGTGCTTTCAGCCTGTGCTTGCTCCAGCACAAACCACCAGCTCCTTGCAGGCTAACCACCCTCTCTTGGATTCACTTCCAACTTTGCTGATTTCCAAGTGTTCTTCCCTATaaccacactgcagctgcaccttGCCAGCcacaccacagctctgccaaCTGGACCAGCATGTTTTCCCTCTCACTATCCCatgctttcttcttctgctcCTTACCAGTGATTGTGCAGCCTCCTGGAGAAGGGTTTGTCTTTTGCTCTGTGCCAAACCTTTTCACATCCCCACAGACTCCAGTAACACTTCCAGTAAATCCTTCTAAAGGAATCCAAAAATTTCACTGACAAGTATATCTAGCATCAGGTTATTTGGTTCATTTTTCATTAAGCACTAATACTCTGGATCACATTTTCTATTGCCTTATGCTGTATTCAGTGAGTTGCACACAAATGGTTTCTGTGAGACCTTCTCAGCTTCATATCTGTGTCATTGTAGCAAGTGAGCTGCTCTGTTTACCATGGATGGTTTGTAGATAATGTTGTTTCCTGGGGTTCCTCctttaattgtatttaaaaataaatagcaaactCGGTTTCCTTTCCTTAGTAATAAAAGATGTCTGTCTATGCACTGGGTAGAACCTCTGTTATTCACATTAGCCACCATTTCACAGCATGCAGGTAGGTGATGCAGGTGTTGACAAAGCTGTACCAGGTAAAGCAGGCATCAAGCCACAGCTCTGTCCAGTGCTGACAGCAAAGACAAAATGACACTCAGGTAACCCAACTTGTGACTTCCACACCCCTCACATCTCTGTTTGCCAGGGGTTAGCTGAGCAGCCCAGCCACAGATCATCCTTCTCCCTCCAAACAGGAGGTTCCctgcaaaaacaaaagccagtgTAAGGTGTTCTCACTGTACCCCTGCTCCTTGGGTTACCTACCCTGAAAGTGGAGGGTCAATAatttcagtgctgtgcttttGCTGGGGGTGGAGGGAGTGGGGATGTGAAGAATCCTTTACAAGGACTGTAAGAAACAAACTCTGAACCAATTCTTCATTCCCCATTCAGGAGTCAAAAAATAAGGAAGTGCAGGGAACTAAATTCAGCAGGAAACTGATAAACAAATGGCTGCTAATCTTGAGTGTAGCTCGAAGTCTCTGCTTCCCCTGGCTAAAAGGCAGCATAAGAACATGTAGCAGCCCTCCCTTccacagagagaaaatccaCACAACTGCTACACCTTGGCTCAGCCTTCCCTCTCATGGAAGAACATCCCTGCATCAATGGTCAGGCACAGGAAAATTAGTATTCTTTAGGCATCACATCAAATACCACCAAACAGGAATGGAGACAGAGCAATGACACAGCTAAATGTCATCAGAGCTGCTGTACAGATAAGAGTGAGATATTGGGTAGGGATGTAATagcaagaagaaagaagataaaaaagaagaagataAGACATCGCTGTGTATGCACAATGGCAAAAATGTGACTTAGAAAagcctcttttctttttttgggtgGGGGCAAAGGACACCACCATTACTGTCACCAACACATACAGCTTAAAACAAGAAGAGGGAAAGATACATCCATACCTCTGCTTATGCAGATCATTCACTTACacatagaaaaggaaaatcagagctAGCTGATGACAACCCTGAAATACACGTTTCTTCAATGGAAAAATGAGCTACactgaagtgtttaaaaaattaaatgattACTTCAGGAGTCAGAAAACACAACACCTTCTTGAAAGCAAACTGTGCCAAAAATCTGCTTTGGGTGGGTGGAATGCACTCTGTGGGATCGACTGTTCATATTTCAATCAACACTAATTATCTGGAAAAGCATTCAACCAGAACAGATTCTTTTCTTATGAGAAGAACACACGAAAATCCTGCCTGAATGTAATTCCTTTTAGTAGGAGAACAAAGAAAGGGAACAAGAATTCTGACCTCCTGCTTTGGGGGAACAGTGATGGGCCACCTCACCCTTCTGAGTACAGACAATGGTCTGTACAGTAACTCCAGCACCACCCACAGGTAACAGCTGTGACTGAAGAGTTCATCTCTGGAACAAAATAACAGAGCTGGCACTCTCCAGGCTCTTGCCTTTGTTACTGCCTGGGTAGAGGAATGTCTGGTGGGATCTTGGAGCTCTTCTCAAGGAATATCACTCAAGGATGTACCAACACTGTACTGACATAAAGTACCAGCTGTACTGACATAAAGAGCTTATGGACACAGTCACCAGTGCTGGATGGCTTTATTGAGTCTCTTGAACTACAATTCCCCCAAAGGTCATCCCCTGGTTTCAAAATTGCAAATGAAATTAGAGGCTTTCTTATTGTTAAAGCTGTCCACAATGCCAAGCCTTCCACCGTCACCACCAGAAATAAGTCATGTTTTCTGTGGCaccctcagcccagctcctccacccCTCTTCCACACTGACTGCAAAATACCCAAGTACTGTAGGAACCAAGTAAGAAACCACCATCAGCAAGTTGTTCAGGCACTGTCTGAAGAGCAGCTTTCACCAGGGCATAATTAACTTTTGGATTCAGGGCACCTTTAGCACACAAACCATTCATAGGCTCCTTTACATTGAGTATTTCTGCATCACTGGTGGTTTGGACATTTTCAGCAGTGAAATGGGTTCTAGATGAAGCTCTGGAACCCTCACTTCCTCCCAAACCTACACGATGCTTCCTGGTCTGTAAAGTCTGTGTTTCCACTTCTCAGGTGGAACAGGTTTGGCCCTTCCAAGCTCTTTGTGCAGTGATATCCATCCCTGAACAATGTTTTCAGCAAAACGCTTTTTCACAGGATACAACTGCATTCACAGACAACTTCCACGATCCCTTGACTGAAGGATCAAGCAGGATCAAAATGCTGTGTAGCTTCTTACAACAGAGATCTGGGGAAGACTCAGTAGCTCTTCAATTATCTTGCTCTCTCCATCTCTGGCCTTTCCTGGGCATTGCTTTCTGTTTGGCCTAAGATTTCAGTCATACTGAGCCTGGATTGCCTAAGGAGAGAAGAGAGTGCACAGCAATGTTATGCCTGTATTCTCCTGACAGAGACATGACTGCAGAATCCAAGCTCTTGAAAGTTTTTTCTAGAACTAGTGAGTAAGTTTCAGTAATTCACATGACCAGTGTCAtgaccttttttcccccaagccTCCAGCTATcctccttctttcctctctttaaCAGGGATGGAAAGAAGGCAGCAATGAAGGAAAGACTGGGAAGACTAAATCAGCATTTCTAAGGCTGGTGTGTGAACAACACCAACAACCAAGACAAGAATTGAGGTTCTAAACCTAGGAGAACTACATTTAGAAAGCCTAGTGCATCATGGTTTCTCTAAATGTTTGAACCCACAGGCCCAGACACCCTCCTAGTCCAGGACTGGAAGGGAAAGAGCTGTTCCTCACCACTCTGCCAGCTTCTGTTCGTACAGCTCCCTGCGCTCACGActcctcttctcctgcaggGTCTCACCAGCCAAGCCATACATTGCCATTAGGAGGCCTCCTGCAGGAATCCtgaaggaggaagcagagaagtCACCAGTCACCCAGGGGACACACAACAGCAATAACTTACTGGCATCAGCAAAAGGAGCATGCAAGGGCCCAAAACTCACATCACACCACAGACTACAGTACTCCTACCACCAACCACCCTCCTGTCACCCACCAACCACAGCCTCTCTTCAGATGTGACTCACTGGAGACCCAGTGATGACATATTTTGAATTTACTCATTAATTGGCACACACAGGACAAAGGAGTGGAAGGATTTATAGTGCCCAGTGAAGATCCCATAGAACACCTAAACCATATTTCAGACAGTGATATCCCTGCTCAGCTTCCATCCAGCTCTGGAAGTACTTGTGTTTTCACTGGTAAAGCTCCCTAGGCTGTTTCCAGGTATGCTCACAGCTGACACCATCCTGAAGGTACCAAGCAGCACAAATAAAGCTCATTCTCTTTTTCAGGTAGGATCCTCAGATTCACTTGTGAGGATATTTACAGGTCAGCACTTTGAGAAGATATCTCAGTCCTGCTTGTAAAGTCAGATTTCTCCTAAATTAGAAGTCATTGTGCAGAAGCACAGAGCCTCTAAGACAGAATCATGGGCTCCTCCATGCCCCAGGGAACTTCAGGAGATTCATGACTGCAAGACACGTACAAATACACATCACCTTACAGTCCAGCCATGCAGCTACTCCCTCAGTGTTTCCTAATGCCTGCTAGTTCACATTTTAGCTTTGGTGGAGCCTATGTTGCTCTCTCTAATAAGCAAACAGTAGCAAATAAGATTCTCTACTGAGAGCACCGAGCTCTCACTACTGAGAGAGtagcaaaacacaaaacaagaagcaaagaagaaaagaaaaacagtttaaagGTTGAAAGAAAAGTGATCGTCATGAGGGATACAGGAAATCCCTCAAGGCaagagaggaagggaagctCCTGTAGCCCCACCTGTGATTCCAGGCTCGGTGTGTGCAGCAGTCACAACTCACCCAAACGCCGTTCCAAACACGACACCACCTGCCAGGCCCGCCAGGCCCAAGTGCATTCTGAACAGGGCTCCTGTGAAGgctaaaaacagaacaaacccaCTGAAACTA encodes:
- the LOC119704490 gene encoding T-lymphocyte activation antigen CD80-like; the encoded protein is MMCLPASPPALALRTCLGFGLCVLLCLGMGQALEKKVVKSKVGEKVSLPCCHEIPSSESLQKYRVYWQKNITDVVLAYSEGNMISQHERYQNRTEMDPWNLTLWISPTEILDNGSYQCVVQRNSVLMCSESVILFVTADFSKPNITAEVSADFCDLTEMAITCSSHGGFPKPKISGALNNMSVEWNASWVSESSFSPYNVTGKLVFNVTKDVNITCSVEYSGFAKSSSLLLKKTNNCVVPPVPPPYNVITASIIIVIIFILAITLAARYLPRHVCSHCCKHQDSMEEDVKEYTKAPMSSKVTAETSSV